ACACAACCGCCTGCGATGGACACGGTTTCCACCTTGCTCAGCGCAGCTCGATAAGCAGGCATGATCACCTTAACCCGGTGGCCAGCCGCTTCCATTACGGGTGCCAGGGCGCCAGCCGCATCGGCCAGCCCCCCGGTTTTAACGATTCCGTCGAATTCAGACACTGCAAAAACGACGTTGAGATTAGAGTACAGGTCAGAAGCCAACCTTGGTTCTCCTTGGAATAACAACAATACCGCTCTCTGTTACCTTGAACCGTTTACGGTCTTCCTCAAGATTCACACCAATTTTCGTGCCGGGAGCAATCTCAACACGCTTATCGATGATCGCCTTGCGGATTTCACAGCCTTCGCCAATCTTGACGTTCGGCAGGATCACAGAATCCGATACATGGGTCTGTTTACCAATCTCAACGTTATAGCCGACAACGGAACGATCCATAAATACATCGTTGAAGATACAGCCAGTGCCGATCATGGACTCGTTAATCTGCCCTTCCCGGGATTCACGATTATAAGCAATCAGTGCTGGCGGGAATGGTGGCACATAAGTATTGATTGGCCATTTGAGGTTGTGCAGGTCAATCGGTGGATTAGCAGACAGCAAATCCATATTGGCCTCCCAGTAAGCGTCCAGCGTACCCACATCACGCCAGTAACCGCTCTTGTCACTACCCGGCACTTTATTCTCACCGAAGTTATAAACCATCACTTTCTCTTTCGGGAACAGCTTTGGAATAATGTCTTTACCAAAATCATGGCGGGACTCTTCATCAAGGTGGTCTTCACGCAGAACACGCTCCAGACATTCACGCTTAAAGATGTAGTTACCCATGGAAGCCAGAACGTACTTCGGATTGCCCGGAATGGTTTTGGGGTTTTCCTTTGGCTTCTCTTCAAAACCGATCATACGACCAGTTTCGTCAACTTCGATGATGCCGAAGTGGTAAGCGTCTTCCACCGGAACCGGAATCGCTGCAACGGTCAGGGCTGCTTCGGACTTTTCATGCAGGTTGACCATCTTGCGCACATCCATAGTGTAGATATGATCGCCACCAAAGATCACGACCTGGTCCGGGTCCTGGGACTCTATCAGATGCAGGTTCTGAAAAATGGCGTCCGCAGTGCCCTGATACCACTCCTGACCTGTCCACATCTGGGCTGGCAGGGTATCAATAAACTTGTCAGACAGACCCGCAATTCTCCAGCAGCGCTGGAGATGTTTATTTAGCGAATGAGACTTGAACTGGGTCAGTACATAGATTTTGTGCAGGTCAGAGTTAACAAAGTTACTCAGCACAAAGTCAATAATACGATACTGACCACCAAAAGGTACGGCTGGCTTGGCACGGTCCCCAGTCAATGGTGATAAACGGGAACCTTCCCCCCCGGCAAGAATCATAGAAAGAATTGAAGACACTAAACTTTACTCCCTGATAGCTAAAATACTTCATTTATCGTGCCGTCTTCCTTAACGCCTTTGTCGATCACCTGTTATTGCTCAGATGTTGTTACTCCAACAAAGCTCCACTTTTCCCCGCTGAGTTGACACAAAGCGGGGACGTAGCTGGAAATAAAACCTTCCGGCTACTTTATTATTCAATTATCGAATTCTGATTGGTTTTTTATTGTTCAGCGTTCCTGAAAACCTCAGATACCATGGCCTGAGCTTCTTCCTGAATCTGCTTCAGATGCTCTTTGCCCCTGAAGCTTTCCGTGTAAATTTTATAAACGGCTTCAGTTCCGGAAGGACGGGCAGCAAACCAGCCATTAGCCGTTTCCACTTTAAGCCCGCCGATAGCGGCTCCGTTTCCTGAGGCATGGGTGATTTTGGCCGTGATGGGGTCACCTGCAAGGGTTTCCGCCTTAACCTTATCCGGACTCAAACCCGACAGAATTTTTTTCTGCTCATTGTCTGCCGGTGCCTGCAAACGTTCGTAAACCGGAGAACCGTACCGTTCAGTGAGCTCGTCGTATAACTCACCCGGATTTTTACCCGTGACCGCTGTAATTTCAGCGGCTAACAAAGCCAGAATAAAGCCATCTTTATCTGTACACCAGGTCGTACCGTCACGACGCAGGAATGCAGCTCCGGCACTTTCTTCACCACCAAAGGCCAGATCGCCGGAGTTCAAACCGTCCACGAACCATTTGAATCCAACCGGCACTTCACAGACTTCACGCTCCAGACCTTCAGCGACACGGCCAATAATACTGCTGGACACCAGTGTCTTACCAATACGGGCGGACTTCGACCAACCTTCACGATGGCGATACAGATAATCAATGGCAACCGCAAGGTAATGGTTTGGATTCAGCAGACCATGGGTTTTCGTCACAATGCCATGTCGGTCAAAGTCAGGATCGTTACCGAAAGCGATGTCGAAACGATCTTTCATGTTGATCAGGCCCGCCATGGAACAGGCAGAGGAGCAATCCATACGAATCTTGCCGTCTTTATCAACATGCATGAAAGAGAATGTCGGGTCGACTTTGCGGCTGACCAGCTCAATGTCCAGGCCATAACGCTTAGCAATAGGCTCCCAGAAATACAGGCCGGAACCACCCAGCGGGTCTACGCCAATTTTCAGACCGGCTTTGCGGATCGCTTCCATATCGACGACATTTTCCAGATCGTCAACATAAGACGTGACGTAGTCGTATTCGGTCACATAATCCGATGCCAGAGCGTCAGCAAACGTCAGACGTTGAACACCTTTCAGACCTCGGGCAATCAACTCATTGGCACGATCCTGCACCCAGTTGGTTATCTCTGTACCAGCTGGGCCACCGTGTGGAGGGTTATATTTGAAACCTCCGTCTTCTGGTGGATTATGCGACGGAGTGATAACAACACCATCAGCCTGCAATTCATTATTGTCTCTGTTGAAGCTGACAATGGCATGGGAGATAACCGGGGTCGGAGTGTAACTGCGACCCTCATGAATGCGAACATCCACCTGGTTGGCGGCAAACACTTCCACAGCACTGATCAATGCGGGCTCCGACAGGGCGTGGGTGTCCATGCCAACAAACATTGGACCGGTAATACCCTGATTACTGCGATATTCGCAAATCGCCTGACTGACAGCCAGAATATGCGCTTCATTGAACGTCGCCTGGGAGGATGTTCCACGATGACCAGAGGTTCCGAATTGCACGCGCTGGGCTGAAATCGCTGGATCAGGGCTGATGGTGTAATAGTCACTGACCAGTCTTGGAATGTTGGCCAGAATATCGTCTGTAGCAATTTTGCCTGCTAGCGGATGCATGAGAGGTTCCTTATTGATAATCAATAAAAATGACAGCCAGCGGTGCATTCATAGAGGTGTCATTAACCACCTTAAATACACGACAAATCACAACACAGGAAAACCTGCATTGTGCTTTATCGTATTCACCAACGGTTATTGCTTTTTATTATAAGTGATCCCACCTAGGCAGTTCCAGCTTTATTAAATAATTTCAATGACTTATCGAAAGTGACTGTTCCCCACCCTATCGGGTGAGGCTTCTGATTTCTTAGGCAGCAACCGACAGTCTGCCGGATTTACGCAAGCCTCCATCAGCAGAAACGGACAGTCCTTCCGCCTTTAATTTCAATATGCCTTGCTTCTTGATATTGCGAGCTGCATTAATATCCCGGTCATGGATAGCACCACAGCTACACTCCCATGATCGGATTCTCAATGGCATTTTTTCCTGTTTCAAATCGCAGACTGAGCAAGTTTTAGAGGATGCAAACCACTGGTCTATCTTCACCAGATGTTTACCTTCCTGCTTTGCCTTGTATTCGAGTTTGGTTATCAGTGAGTGCCAGCCAGCATCAGCAATAGAACGTGCAAGACGCTTGTTCTTGAGCATGTTTTTAACTTTCAGTGTCTCCACAATTACCGCTTGGTTTTCGTCGATGAGTTGTTTTGATAGCTTATGCTGAAAATCATTACGGGCAAAGGCTACACGCTCATGCGCCTTTGCCACCAATAAACGGGCTTTGTGCCTACCTTTTGAGCCTTTCTTGCAGCGAGATAGAGCCTGTTGTTTTCTTTTCAGGTTACGTTGTGCTTTTTTCAGAAAGCGAGGATTGCCAGTCTTATGGCCGGTACTGGTGATAGCCAGATCAGTAATCCCCATATCAACACCGACAACCTGATTAGCTTCAAGATTATCAATCTGTTTTGGTTGTTCCTGGGTATCATCAGCCAATATGGAGGCAAAATACTTGCCGGTTAGCGTTCTGCTCAGGGTGATAGACTTCACCTTACCCACTATTTCACGATGCACTTTAGCCCTTATGGGCTTGCACTTGGGGATTTTTATCCAGTTATCGCCCACAGAGACAGACGTACAATGGTAGCTACTTTGCTTGCCATGCTTTTTCTTGAAGCGAGGAAATCTTGCCTGCAATTTGGGATTGAAAAAGTTTTGAAAGGCCGTATCCAGATTGATAGTGGCCTGTTGCAGTGCAATAGAGTCAGCGTTTTTCAGCCATGAGTACTTTCGGCTTTTCTTGGCTTTTGCCAGCAAGGGCTTCAGGTGTTTTTTGGGAGAAAGGCTCTGCCCACGAACCTTGTAATAATGAACCTTAATAGCCAGGGCCTTGTTCCATACGAACCGCACAGCATCAAACTGACGGTCGAGAAATTCCGCCTGCTCTGATGTTGGATAGATTCGTACTTTGGTGGCTCTCAGCATGGAACGTTATTTTAGTGCTCATTAATATAAACTTCATATTACAGGTATTTGAAAGAGGTTTTCAAGTGAGCGCACACAATAAAGATTTACTTAAAGGGTATCTTCCCGTCATTCAGCACCTATATCAGGAATAAATCTCTTGGTACGATCGGCCAAGAATTGAAATGATGGTTAATTGCCTCTCCTGCAAGCCAACGACATGTTTTTCATGACCATCGACTAATAAAACATTAATTCCCTGAAAGCAAAAAAATACCCAGCGTGCAGTCGGATTCTGATAGGGCTTTCGCTTCATATCCGGAAAGAACCTACTCTGACGCTTTAATTCATGCCTGATTCGATGCTGTATCGCTGCGTAGACTAACAGACAAAGCGTCATCACCATAAGCAACGCTTCTATACGTTCCGGCTTCTTTAAAAACAGCGAGGAGACCAGAAATTCAGGGCTTTTCAGAAACCGAAATCCACGCTCCACCGACTGCTGTGATTTATAAGTGCTCAACACTTCTGCTGAACTTAGCTGGCTCTTGTCCAGATTGTTTGTTGCCAACACAAAGCACCCCAGAGAGGCCTCTGCTACTTCACGACAGTCAACAGATAC
Above is a genomic segment from Endozoicomonas euniceicola containing:
- the pgm gene encoding phosphoglucomutase (alpha-D-glucose-1,6-bisphosphate-dependent), with amino-acid sequence MHPLAGKIATDDILANIPRLVSDYYTISPDPAISAQRVQFGTSGHRGTSSQATFNEAHILAVSQAICEYRSNQGITGPMFVGMDTHALSEPALISAVEVFAANQVDVRIHEGRSYTPTPVISHAIVSFNRDNNELQADGVVITPSHNPPEDGGFKYNPPHGGPAGTEITNWVQDRANELIARGLKGVQRLTFADALASDYVTEYDYVTSYVDDLENVVDMEAIRKAGLKIGVDPLGGSGLYFWEPIAKRYGLDIELVSRKVDPTFSFMHVDKDGKIRMDCSSACSMAGLINMKDRFDIAFGNDPDFDRHGIVTKTHGLLNPNHYLAVAIDYLYRHREGWSKSARIGKTLVSSSIIGRVAEGLEREVCEVPVGFKWFVDGLNSGDLAFGGEESAGAAFLRRDGTTWCTDKDGFILALLAAEITAVTGKNPGELYDELTERYGSPVYERLQAPADNEQKKILSGLSPDKVKAETLAGDPITAKITHASGNGAAIGGLKVETANGWFAARPSGTEAVYKIYTESFRGKEHLKQIQEEAQAMVSEVFRNAEQ
- a CDS encoding RNA-guided endonuclease InsQ/TnpB family protein, coding for MLRATKVRIYPTSEQAEFLDRQFDAVRFVWNKALAIKVHYYKVRGQSLSPKKHLKPLLAKAKKSRKYSWLKNADSIALQQATINLDTAFQNFFNPKLQARFPRFKKKHGKQSSYHCTSVSVGDNWIKIPKCKPIRAKVHREIVGKVKSITLSRTLTGKYFASILADDTQEQPKQIDNLEANQVVGVDMGITDLAITSTGHKTGNPRFLKKAQRNLKRKQQALSRCKKGSKGRHKARLLVAKAHERVAFARNDFQHKLSKQLIDENQAVIVETLKVKNMLKNKRLARSIADAGWHSLITKLEYKAKQEGKHLVKIDQWFASSKTCSVCDLKQEKMPLRIRSWECSCGAIHDRDINAARNIKKQGILKLKAEGLSVSADGGLRKSGRLSVAA
- the glgC gene encoding glucose-1-phosphate adenylyltransferase, producing MSSILSMILAGGEGSRLSPLTGDRAKPAVPFGGQYRIIDFVLSNFVNSDLHKIYVLTQFKSHSLNKHLQRCWRIAGLSDKFIDTLPAQMWTGQEWYQGTADAIFQNLHLIESQDPDQVVIFGGDHIYTMDVRKMVNLHEKSEAALTVAAIPVPVEDAYHFGIIEVDETGRMIGFEEKPKENPKTIPGNPKYVLASMGNYIFKRECLERVLREDHLDEESRHDFGKDIIPKLFPKEKVMVYNFGENKVPGSDKSGYWRDVGTLDAYWEANMDLLSANPPIDLHNLKWPINTYVPPFPPALIAYNRESREGQINESMIGTGCIFNDVFMDRSVVGYNVEIGKQTHVSDSVILPNVKIGEGCEIRKAIIDKRVEIAPGTKIGVNLEEDRKRFKVTESGIVVIPRRTKVGF